Genomic DNA from bacterium:
AGAGATGCAGAGCCGCAGAGAAAATTCTAAAATCTCTGCGTTCTCCGCGTCTCTGCGTTAAAAAGGAGGGTTATAATTTTTTCGTGGTTGGAACAACGATCTCTGACCGTTTCAAAATCATTCGCGAGCTGGGAAGGGGCGGAATGGGTGTGGTTTATCTTGCAAAAGACGAGCTTCTGGACCGCGAAGTCGCGATCAAGTTCATGTCCTCCGACTCCTTAAGCGCCACAGCAGAAGAACGCTTCCGGCGAGAAGCGCGAATCGTTGCAAAAATGGATCACCCTTCCATTGTGACTCTCTTTGACATCGGAAAGCATGAAGATTCACTTTTTATTGTGATGCCGTTTGTTCCCGGCTCGAATCTTCGTTTCCGAATGGAACATCGAATCCTTCGATTCAAGGATGTGATTGATGCCGGCATTCAAATTGCGGACGCGCTGGATTACAGCCACACGGCAGGAGTCATTCATCGCGATATCAAACCGGAAAACGTTTTAGTCCAGCAGGACGTCAGCGAATTGTTGCGTGTACGGGTTACCGACTTTGGTTTGGCGCGCCAGACCTCTGAAAACCGTTTGACCCAGAGCGGCGCTCTTGTGGGAACGGTTGAATACTTGAGTCCGGAACAAGTTTTAGAAACCGAAATCGATGGAAGGTCCGATATCTATTCGCTGGGCACAGTCCTCTATGAATGTTTTGTCGGGGACACACCTTTTACAGGTGAGATTCATACTGTGGTATACAGGCTCGCTCACGACCAACCTGCATCGCCACGTTCATTGGGAATCAATATTCCGGAAGAGCTGGAAGACATTCTCATGAATTGTCTTGAAAAGGATCTACGGCGCAGACCTCAGAAAGCTTCTGAGCTTGCGCAGAAACTGATTCAATTTCGGTCGCAAATGCAGGAAGGGGAAACGCTTTGCGCTGAACTTCGCGGCCAGGAAAGGATTACAAGAGTTTCGCGGCGGTCGGTAGTGGAACCGATGATCGGGCGAGCAGCCGAGATCACAGAACTTTTGCATCGTCTGAATGGCGCAGCAACGGGTGAATGCGAGTTCGTGATGGTGACCGGAGATGCTGGTTTGGGAAAATCACATCTCTTGCAGGAGCTGGAGAATCTCGCGCGAGCAAGAAAAATCAACGTGCTTCATGGAAGATTCGCCGATCATTATCAGACTTTTCCGTATCAAGGTTTTGG
This window encodes:
- a CDS encoding serine/threonine-protein kinase, with the protein product MVGTTISDRFKIIRELGRGGMGVVYLAKDELLDREVAIKFMSSDSLSATAEERFRREARIVAKMDHPSIVTLFDIGKHEDSLFIVMPFVPGSNLRFRMEHRILRFKDVIDAGIQIADALDYSHTAGVIHRDIKPENVLVQQDVSELLRVRVTDFGLARQTSENRLTQSGALVGTVEYLSPEQVLETEIDGRSDIYSLGTVLYECFVGDTPFTGEIHTVVYRLAHDQPASPRSLGINIPEELEDILMNCLEKDLRRRPQKASELAQKLIQFRSQMQEGETLCAELRGQERITRVSRRSVVEPMIGRAAEITELLHRLNGAATGECEFVMVTGDAGLGKSHLLQELENLARARKINVLHGRFADHYQTFPYQGFGELIREYLHARRNTGQIPDFSDLAADLAALFPMLSEFEVFKILSPQTGQARFEDRQNIFELLARALSRMTEGKPIVILLEDLHAASASIEALHYIFRRLA